The Candidatus Cloacimonadota bacterium genomic sequence ACAGACCTTGCACTTCTGGAGATTCTCTTTAATGAATATGAAATTGATTGCGTCATACATCTCGCTGCAATGGCTGGTGTACGTCCTTCAATTGAGAACGCGCCCTATTACCAGAAGGTTAACGTCGAAGGCACGCATAATTTGCTTGAATGCTGTAAGGATCATGATGTAAAGAAATTTATCTTTGCTTCATCCTCATCCGTGTATGGGAATAACGAAAAAGTACCCTTCTCTGAGGATGATCCTGTAGACAAACCGATTTCACCCTATGCAGCTACCAAAAAGGCTGGGGAACTCCTTTGTCACACCTATCATTACCTTTATGATATGGATATATTGTGTTTGCGCTTTTTTACAGTCTACGGTCCCCGCCAGCGTCCTGATCTAGCAATTCACAAATTTTCACAATATATTATTAATAAGAAAGCAATTCCTTTTTATGGCGACGGTTCAACCTCCAGGGACTATACCTATATTGATGATATTATTGATGGGGTGGTGAAAGCCCTCAACTGGCTTATGAAAAATAAAGGAGTATACGAGATCGTTAATCTTGGAAACAATGAGCCAATTACACTTGATGAATTGGTTAAAGCGATCTCTGAAAATTTCGAATTTGAGGTTCTGATCGATAAACAACCAATTCCCAAAGGTGATGTAGTAAGAACGTACGCGGATATATCAAAGGCGCAGAAATTATTTAATTTTAAACCTAAAACGAACATAGGATGTGGTTTAAAGAAATTTTATGAATGGTTTAATTCATACTATAAATTAAATTTGATGGAGTAACATGTTTGACTTATTAGAGAACTGGAAAAGAACTGATTATGCAGGAAATTTGAACATCGAAGATGATGGAAGAGATGTTATGCTCATGGGATGGGTACACAACAGACGTGATATGGGGAATCTTATATTTATTGATCTGCGAGATGTAAAAGGCATTGTACAGGTTGTATTCAATCCATTGAACGGGACTCAGCTTTTAACTAAGGCACATAATCTTCGTCTTGAATATGTTGTTGCTGTAAAAGGCACAGTGTCAGCCAGACCTGAGAATATGATAAATCCCGAGATGAAGACCGGAAAGATCGAAGTGGTGGCAAAGGATTTTAAAATCTTGAACTCATCTAAAGAACTACCCGTTCAGATAAACGAGAAAGTTGTCGCCGACGAGGATTTAAGATTAAAATTCCGTTATCTTGATCTGAGGCGACAGGACTTGCAGAGAAAAATCATACTACGTCA encodes the following:
- a CDS encoding GDP-mannose 4,6-dehydratase; the encoded protein is MILITGAAGFIGSHLVEQLLTKGEEIIGLDSISDFYDIALKSHNLKLIDEHPHAEKKFTFLRGDITDLALLEILFNEYEIDCVIHLAAMAGVRPSIENAPYYQKVNVEGTHNLLECCKDHDVKKFIFASSSSVYGNNEKVPFSEDDPVDKPISPYAATKKAGELLCHTYHYLYDMDILCLRFFTVYGPRQRPDLAIHKFSQYIINKKAIPFYGDGSTSRDYTYIDDIIDGVVKALNWLMKNKGVYEIVNLGNNEPITLDELVKAISENFEFEVLIDKQPIPKGDVVRTYADISKAQKLFNFKPKTNIGCGLKKFYEWFNSYYKLNLME